A single region of the Bartonella harrusi genome encodes:
- a CDS encoding NAD-glutamate dehydrogenase, giving the protein MLQQKAAETKNHQNNIEQILFAHTDKEDIVCYESEELQKAATAAVEAFNRHQAGKTIICFEQNLTRNNKPITVITLVNDNKPFLLDSILNVFNQNKYHIYLIAHPVLNCASGQRISLMQIHIESLNEPQIQKLKEGLTLVLEQVNAAVQDWKPMLEEVKKHIHTYQTNLPQHYKQEGEKAIEFLNWLMDNNFIFLGMRSYHFKKHQEPTKAFIASDVELGILTDASIRIIGDACVEEPPQEIFSFMESDNLLIVTKANSRSRIHRPVWLDYIGLKIFDKEDKLCGELRIVGLFTSSAYTRSILQIPFLKEKAETIIQHLGYSRTDYSGKALISVLETYPRDEMFRSDIDTLTENAKLILQLDERPRLRVLAHTDSFGRFVSILVYVPRDQYSSNIREKIGEYFVELYQGDFFESYPLFLESTLIRVYYIIHRKGNESAPIVERMTLEQNVRSIARGWEDSVQTIALTCKATDQQMCLASRFPNSYRDLFSAEDAIKDASHILSLNDKKPLFVTFYHPQNKEKQTLSLRLFHRHQALALSKRVPLLENMGFRVIAEQTLELPDSNGDSVYLHDMQLESAFQLCIDFAKNGQKHAETFEAIWSQNADNDAFNALTQTAKLHWREIVVLRHYGRYLQQTGIPYSQDRVAQTLNAYPDITQDLYTLFHLKFHQSHTEKEREKNQQIIQQRIEEKLQKVSGLDDDLILRRYRNLIDASLRSNAFTPLENGDPRRTLATKLDPRQIEGLPEPRPYREIFVYGPEVEGVHLRFGPIARGGIRWSDRALDYRTEVLSLVKAQQVKNAVIVPVGAKGGFYPHRLPQTNDRAVVIEAARQAYIDFITALLSITDNLVNNQISTPHNIICHDDHDPYFVVAADKGTATFSDTANTISQANHFWLDDAFASGGSAGYDHKAIGITAKGAWEAVKRHFRESFNHDIQTTPFTCIGVGDMSGDVFGNGMLLSKQTKLIAAFDHRDIFIDPNPNIAESYAERLRLFQLPRSSWQDYDQAKLSKGGGIFSRTMKTITLSPEAAQAIGFEKQTGTPFEIISALLKAPVDLLWFGGIGTYIRATTEPDAQVGDRANDALRITGEQVRAKVIGEGANLGVTQRGRIEYVLNGGRCNTDAIDNSAGVNCSDVEVNIKIVLASALHAKTLTREARNELLKEMTSQVEQLVLRNNYLQTLALSLAESQSIADLPYQIRFMHDLEQKKLLDRRVEILPDEQILRQRITQGQGLIRPELAVILAYAKLTLKEEIAHSAIVDESYFDKILLHYFPTQIQTSFEKEIINHQLRRHIIATLIANDIVNRGGPTFVSRLQDATEQKVENIIRVFIALCDGFAIPQLSDQIDRLDNKIPGLVQNKFYAAITSMLFETTNWGLRNMDLSTPLEELAKTIKQARTVLEELLTHSSDNDINQKIKEKTNHYSEEGAPKTLAQQLALLDATPIICDISLIAKQSNSDLIKTAKIYFSLAQIIRINRINEASRTIPVVDYYDSMALSQAKENIAESLRKIVLKILKNYGAKEDPFAAWSKTTEDQIHNVTNRIGALIENDLNISRFTFAAGMIAQL; this is encoded by the coding sequence GTACTTAATTGTGCCTCTGGACAACGCATTAGCCTGATGCAAATTCACATTGAGTCCTTAAACGAACCGCAAATACAAAAACTCAAAGAGGGACTCACTCTCGTTCTTGAACAGGTCAATGCAGCTGTACAAGACTGGAAGCCTATGCTTGAAGAAGTGAAAAAGCATATCCATACTTATCAAACAAATCTCCCGCAACACTATAAACAAGAGGGCGAAAAAGCTATAGAGTTTCTTAACTGGTTGATGGACAATAATTTCATCTTTCTTGGCATGCGTAGTTATCATTTCAAAAAACACCAAGAGCCTACAAAAGCTTTTATAGCCAGCGATGTTGAACTTGGTATTCTCACAGATGCCTCTATCCGTATTATCGGTGACGCGTGTGTGGAAGAACCTCCACAAGAAATCTTCTCCTTTATGGAAAGTGACAACTTGCTTATTGTAACAAAAGCAAACAGTCGTTCAAGAATTCACCGTCCTGTTTGGCTCGATTATATTGGTCTTAAAATCTTTGATAAAGAAGATAAGCTATGCGGAGAATTGCGTATTGTAGGATTATTCACCTCCTCAGCTTATACACGCTCTATTTTGCAAATCCCTTTTTTAAAAGAAAAAGCAGAAACTATTATTCAACACCTTGGATACAGTCGAACTGACTATTCTGGAAAAGCGCTCATCAGTGTTTTAGAAACCTATCCAAGGGATGAAATGTTTCGTTCCGACATTGATACATTAACAGAAAATGCCAAGCTTATTCTGCAATTAGATGAACGCCCCCGTTTACGGGTGCTTGCCCATACGGATTCTTTTGGACGTTTTGTATCTATACTTGTTTATGTCCCTCGTGACCAGTATAGCAGCAATATTCGCGAAAAAATTGGCGAATATTTTGTCGAACTCTATCAGGGTGATTTTTTTGAATCCTATCCGCTCTTTTTAGAAAGTACACTCATTCGCGTCTATTATATCATCCATCGCAAAGGAAACGAAAGCGCCCCTATTGTCGAGCGGATGACACTTGAACAAAATGTTCGTTCGATAGCAAGAGGTTGGGAAGATAGCGTTCAAACCATTGCTCTTACCTGTAAAGCAACAGACCAACAAATGTGTTTGGCTAGCCGATTTCCCAATAGCTATCGTGACTTATTTTCAGCTGAAGATGCAATAAAAGACGCTAGTCATATTCTCAGTCTTAATGATAAAAAACCCCTTTTCGTTACTTTTTATCATCCACAAAATAAAGAAAAACAGACCCTTTCTCTCCGGCTTTTTCACCGCCATCAAGCACTTGCTCTTTCCAAACGCGTACCCCTTCTTGAAAATATGGGATTTCGCGTCATAGCTGAACAAACTCTTGAATTACCAGACAGCAATGGAGACTCTGTTTATCTTCATGATATGCAATTGGAGAGTGCTTTCCAACTCTGTATCGATTTTGCAAAAAACGGTCAAAAACATGCTGAAACATTCGAAGCAATTTGGTCGCAAAATGCTGATAATGATGCCTTTAATGCCTTAACCCAAACAGCAAAGCTTCATTGGCGTGAAATTGTCGTTTTGCGCCATTACGGACGCTATCTGCAACAAACTGGAATTCCTTATTCACAAGATCGTGTTGCCCAAACTTTAAACGCTTACCCTGATATTACCCAAGATCTTTATACTTTATTTCATTTAAAATTTCATCAAAGCCATACAGAAAAAGAGCGAGAAAAGAACCAACAGATTATTCAACAACGCATTGAAGAAAAATTACAGAAAGTATCCGGTTTAGATGACGATCTGATTTTGCGCCGTTATCGTAATCTTATCGATGCAAGTTTACGAAGCAATGCCTTTACTCCTTTAGAAAATGGTGATCCACGACGTACTTTAGCAACCAAGCTAGACCCTCGCCAAATTGAAGGCTTACCTGAACCGCGCCCTTATAGAGAGATTTTCGTTTATGGACCAGAAGTTGAAGGGGTTCATTTGCGTTTTGGTCCTATTGCGCGCGGTGGAATCCGTTGGTCTGACCGTGCACTCGATTATCGCACCGAAGTGCTCAGCTTAGTCAAAGCGCAACAGGTTAAAAATGCTGTTATTGTTCCTGTTGGAGCAAAAGGTGGATTTTATCCTCATCGCCTTCCCCAAACGAATGATCGCGCCGTCGTAATAGAGGCCGCACGACAAGCCTATATCGATTTTATCACAGCTTTGCTTTCCATTACCGACAATCTGGTAAACAACCAAATAAGCACTCCTCACAATATTATCTGTCATGATGACCATGACCCTTATTTTGTTGTTGCAGCAGATAAAGGGACAGCAACATTCTCTGATACAGCCAACACCATTAGTCAAGCGAATCACTTTTGGCTCGATGATGCATTTGCCTCTGGAGGTTCAGCAGGTTATGACCACAAAGCCATAGGGATTACAGCGAAAGGTGCGTGGGAAGCTGTTAAAAGACATTTTCGTGAATCCTTTAATCACGATATCCAAACAACGCCTTTTACCTGTATCGGTGTTGGTGATATGTCCGGTGATGTTTTTGGCAATGGAATGCTTCTTTCCAAACAAACAAAACTCATTGCTGCTTTTGACCACCGCGATATTTTTATAGATCCCAATCCCAATATAGCTGAAAGCTATGCTGAACGTCTGCGTCTCTTTCAACTTCCTCGTTCAAGTTGGCAGGATTACGATCAAGCAAAATTATCAAAGGGTGGTGGTATTTTTTCACGAACAATGAAAACCATTACTCTCTCACCCGAAGCAGCACAAGCCATTGGTTTTGAAAAACAAACAGGAACACCCTTTGAAATTATCTCTGCTCTTCTCAAAGCACCTGTTGATCTTTTATGGTTTGGCGGCATTGGGACTTACATTCGTGCAACAACAGAACCGGATGCACAAGTAGGCGATCGTGCAAATGATGCTCTCCGCATTACTGGTGAACAAGTTCGTGCAAAAGTTATTGGTGAAGGCGCTAATCTTGGTGTCACACAACGTGGTCGTATTGAATATGTCTTAAATGGTGGGCGATGCAATACAGACGCCATTGATAACTCCGCAGGTGTTAATTGTTCAGATGTTGAAGTCAATATCAAAATCGTTCTAGCATCAGCCCTTCATGCAAAAACGCTTACCCGCGAAGCACGCAATGAGCTCTTGAAAGAAATGACTTCCCAAGTTGAACAATTAGTCCTACGCAACAATTATTTACAAACACTTGCTCTTTCTTTAGCTGAAAGCCAAAGCATTGCCGATTTACCTTATCAAATACGCTTTATGCATGATTTAGAACAAAAGAAACTTCTCGATCGCAGAGTTGAAATTCTCCCTGATGAACAAATTTTACGACAAAGAATAACACAAGGCCAAGGACTTATACGTCCAGAACTCGCGGTCATTTTGGCATATGCAAAGCTAACCCTCAAAGAAGAGATCGCTCATAGTGCTATTGTTGATGAAAGTTATTTTGACAAAATCTTATTACATTATTTCCCAACGCAAATTCAGACAAGTTTTGAAAAAGAAATCATTAACCACCAATTGCGTCGTCATATTATTGCAACCCTCATTGCCAACGATATTGTGAATCGTGGAGGGCCTACTTTTGTGAGTCGACTCCAAGATGCTACTGAACAAAAGGTTGAAAATATCATTCGTGTTTTCATCGCATTGTGTGATGGCTTTGCTATACCTCAATTGTCTGATCAAATTGATAGACTTGACAATAAAATACCAGGTCTTGTCCAAAACAAATTTTACGCAGCGATTACGTCAATGCTTTTTGAAACAACAAATTGGGGCTTGCGCAATATGGATCTCTCGACTCCATTAGAAGAACTGGCAAAAACAATAAAGCAAGCCCGTACTGTTCTTGAAGAACTGCTAACACATTCCAGCGATAACGATATCAATCAAAAAATCAAGGAAAAAACAAACCATTATAGCGAAGAAGGTGCACCAAAAACTTTAGCACAGCAATTGGCTCTTTTGGACGCAACCCCCATAATTTGTGACATTTCTTTGATTGCCAAACAAAGCAACAGCGACCTTATTAAAACCGCAAAGATTTATTTCTCACTTGCGCAAATCATTCGTATAAATCGCATTAATGAAGCAAGTCGAACAATTCCTGTCGTTGATTATTATGATAGTATGGCCTTAAGCCAAGCTAAAGAAAATATTGCCGAAAGTTTACGCAAAATTGTTCTGAAAATCCTGAAAAATTATGGAGCAAAAGAAGATCCTTTTGCAGCTTGGAGTAAAACAACAGAAGATCAAATTCATAATGTCACAAACCGCATTGGTGCTCTCATTGAAAATGATCTCAACATTTCTCGTTTTACCTTCGCAGCAGGTATGATTGCCCAACTTTAA
- a CDS encoding DUF2125 domain-containing protein, translated as MVFFSRKIEDRVSDLLARASARDITIVCKHLSKNGYPLRIGVSCDNFQFSWPLHEFSLSTARLMVGAPIYASRFVEFNVSSPASIVFSGKMPIALQWRNLVVETEPYWKTVRTFKLMAEGLEVSTIASSRKDQKFSEKFGSKTKNKKLIQENVRNQASLQDAVDMMVPSLDKENVPQKIAAEFLRLDLKNEKNHLSGHLIVDDFDSSLFFAPYFVDFPKINGNLKWTFNDLSHLFENGRGGWKQCLYGKSGVLKRGELAFHTGGLLRISGPFSFDDEGYLTAEFDLVFVKHMELLTTMQRLFPEQANNLQALFFVLSMMPKSPDGSPILPLKITHGWAKLGFLKLGRLAPL; from the coding sequence TTGGTTTTTTTTTCACGTAAAATAGAAGACCGTGTTTCTGATCTCCTCGCAAGAGCTTCTGCTCGTGATATAACGATTGTATGCAAACATCTCAGTAAAAATGGTTATCCGTTACGTATTGGTGTTTCTTGTGATAACTTTCAGTTTTCTTGGCCTTTACACGAGTTTTCCTTATCAACTGCGCGTTTGATGGTTGGTGCACCAATTTATGCTTCTCGTTTTGTAGAGTTTAATGTTTCTTCTCCTGCGTCCATTGTTTTTTCTGGAAAAATGCCTATTGCGTTGCAATGGCGCAATCTTGTAGTTGAAACAGAGCCTTATTGGAAAACGGTGAGGACATTTAAACTGATGGCTGAAGGGCTTGAGGTTTCTACCATTGCTTCCTCTCGTAAGGATCAGAAATTTTCAGAAAAATTTGGATCAAAAACGAAGAATAAGAAGCTCATACAAGAAAATGTTAGAAATCAAGCATCTTTGCAAGATGCTGTGGATATGATGGTACCTTCGTTAGATAAAGAGAATGTGCCCCAAAAAATAGCGGCAGAATTTTTGCGACTTGATCTGAAAAATGAGAAAAATCATTTATCAGGGCACCTTATTGTTGATGATTTTGACTCTTCCCTATTTTTTGCACCTTATTTTGTTGATTTCCCAAAAATTAATGGCAATTTAAAATGGACTTTCAATGATCTCTCTCATTTGTTTGAAAATGGAAGAGGTGGTTGGAAACAGTGTTTGTATGGGAAAAGTGGTGTTTTAAAGCGTGGTGAATTGGCTTTTCATACAGGTGGTCTCCTGCGTATCAGTGGACCTTTCTCCTTTGATGATGAAGGCTATTTGACAGCAGAATTTGATCTTGTTTTTGTGAAGCATATGGAGCTTCTTACCACTATGCAACGCTTGTTTCCTGAGCAAGCTAATAATCTGCAAGCTTTATTCTTTGTTTTGAGCATGATGCCTAAAAGTCCAGATGGCTCTCCCATTCTGCCCTTGAAGATTACCCATGGATGGGCAAAATTAGGTTTTTTAAAACTCGGCCGGCTTGCGCCACTTTAA
- a CDS encoding glutamine amidotransferase, whose product MFLHQRCFSAKQKKCKPRIAVVIHRQSTYTGRLGKFLQQNGFVLDIYRPILGQKLPDTLKHYAGVVILGGPMSVNDEEAYIGKEIDWISLSLKENKPFLGICLGAQMLARNLGGRVGTRSDGIVEVGWYPLEATSQGKALMNWPGMVYHFHDEGIYDLPKAAALLATGHTYPVQAFRYGDNAWGLQFHAEFTRAMMRRLVVRSAHKLTEKGAQPASAHLKGRLIYDQALSKWFENALQQIFCVPSVCA is encoded by the coding sequence ATGTTTTTACATCAAAGGTGTTTTAGTGCAAAGCAAAAAAAGTGCAAACCAAGAATTGCGGTGGTGATACATCGTCAATCTACATATACTGGTCGTTTGGGAAAATTTTTGCAACAAAATGGTTTTGTTCTTGATATTTATCGCCCTATTTTAGGACAAAAACTCCCCGATACATTGAAGCATTATGCCGGTGTGGTTATTTTGGGGGGACCGATGAGTGTCAATGATGAGGAAGCTTATATTGGCAAGGAAATTGATTGGATTTCCTTATCCTTGAAAGAAAATAAGCCTTTTTTGGGGATTTGTCTTGGAGCACAGATGTTAGCGCGAAATCTAGGGGGACGTGTTGGTACAAGAAGTGATGGAATTGTTGAAGTTGGCTGGTACCCTCTGGAAGCAACCTCACAAGGCAAGGCTTTGATGAATTGGCCAGGAATGGTTTACCATTTTCATGATGAAGGTATTTATGATTTACCTAAAGCAGCTGCGCTTTTAGCAACAGGTCATACATATCCTGTACAAGCTTTTCGTTATGGAGATAATGCATGGGGTTTGCAATTCCATGCCGAATTCACACGTGCTATGATGCGGCGTTTGGTGGTGCGTTCAGCACACAAATTGACTGAAAAAGGTGCTCAACCTGCTTCTGCACATTTGAAAGGTCGTTTAATTTATGATCAGGCTTTGAGTAAATGGTTTGAAAATGCGTTACAACAGATTTTTTGTGTACCCAGCGTTTGTGCCTGA
- a CDS encoding heme biosynthesis protein HemY, producing MIRVFIYSFVVCLIGLAFGWVANHNSVFVITFLHFRFSVSLLTFLCAFILLLGVLALLWWLLSAFFSVPRALSHYFYQRRKKRGYQALSQGILAVFAGDGVLAQQMEAHVGKYFSDKQEPLVKLLQAQILSLQNDSASAIRLYEEMRKEAPTQLAGLYGLFREALKSKAYEAAQQYAEEALALSPALLWAHQAVLERLSVEGKWDTALTVFERAQKALPRAIRSTVERQHTQALLLCGKALHLFETHPVQARSAILKAHKLLPDFVPITIVAADILYKLNETRKADKMIITAWQKEPHPDLGVLYLEKEEGAVGRLKRAKTLASYNKETFEATFLIAKAALDAGEIVLAREQAEKALQYHPRESVYLLLADIEEAQGNNQGAVRQWLSLALRAERDPVWMCDGDIFPSWSVVSPISGRLGCFEWKAPPRMAPFTLEATKSELEKQNQDKANGVGKSADIENKMLGESSSVERPLEYHAPLQKQDIKDQDITVLSQIHLNVDDPGVKTEEEEAFLSRKKFRLF from the coding sequence ATGATACGTGTTTTTATTTACAGTTTTGTTGTCTGTTTGATCGGCCTGGCTTTTGGATGGGTTGCTAATCACAATAGCGTTTTTGTTATAACATTTTTGCACTTTCGGTTTTCTGTTTCATTGTTAACGTTTTTGTGCGCATTCATTTTATTGCTTGGAGTTTTAGCGCTTTTATGGTGGCTTTTATCTGCCTTTTTTTCTGTACCTAGAGCTCTCTCTCATTATTTTTATCAACGTCGTAAAAAGCGTGGTTATCAAGCTCTTTCACAGGGAATCCTTGCCGTTTTTGCCGGTGATGGTGTTTTGGCACAACAAATGGAGGCACATGTTGGCAAATATTTTTCTGATAAACAGGAACCGTTGGTAAAACTCTTACAAGCTCAAATTCTCTCTTTGCAAAATGACTCTGCTTCTGCCATCCGCCTTTATGAGGAGATGAGAAAAGAAGCACCAACACAATTGGCGGGGCTTTACGGTTTGTTTCGTGAAGCTCTAAAAAGCAAAGCTTATGAAGCAGCACAACAATATGCAGAAGAAGCATTGGCTTTATCACCAGCACTTTTGTGGGCGCATCAGGCTGTGCTTGAACGGTTGAGTGTTGAGGGTAAATGGGATACGGCACTTACTGTTTTTGAACGTGCACAAAAAGCTTTGCCACGTGCAATTCGTTCAACTGTAGAACGTCAACATACACAAGCTTTATTGTTATGTGGGAAGGCTCTTCATCTGTTTGAAACGCATCCTGTGCAAGCACGTTCAGCCATTTTAAAAGCGCATAAATTATTGCCTGATTTTGTGCCTATAACGATTGTTGCTGCTGATATTCTTTATAAACTCAATGAAACACGTAAAGCGGATAAAATGATTATTACAGCTTGGCAGAAAGAACCTCATCCTGATTTGGGAGTGCTTTATCTTGAAAAAGAAGAAGGAGCTGTTGGGCGATTGAAGAGGGCTAAAACTCTTGCTTCTTATAATAAGGAGACATTCGAAGCGACTTTCCTTATTGCCAAAGCTGCTTTGGATGCTGGTGAGATAGTCTTAGCAAGGGAACAAGCTGAAAAAGCACTGCAATATCATCCGCGTGAAAGTGTTTATTTATTGTTGGCAGATATTGAAGAAGCGCAGGGAAATAATCAAGGAGCTGTGCGACAATGGCTTTCTTTGGCACTTCGTGCTGAACGTGATCCGGTGTGGATGTGTGATGGGGACATTTTTCCTTCTTGGTCGGTTGTGTCTCCAATTAGCGGACGTCTTGGCTGTTTTGAATGGAAAGCGCCTCCTCGTATGGCTCCCTTCACATTGGAGGCGACCAAGAGTGAGTTGGAAAAGCAGAATCAAGATAAAGCAAATGGGGTAGGGAAGAGTGCTGATATCGAAAATAAGATGCTTGGAGAGTCATCTTCGGTAGAGCGTCCCCTTGAGTATCATGCACCACTACAGAAACAAGATATAAAAGATCAAGATATTACGGTATTGAGTCAAATCCACTTAAATGTTGATGATCCAGGAGTTAAAACAGAGGAAGAGGAGGCATTTTTGTCAAGAAAAAAATTTCGTTTATTTTAA
- a CDS encoding COG4223 family protein: MVDSSKPKAKTHYIATRRKKPVVEHETVSDDEEKRTQNSVEFDAQEKQNKKNISHQSISHLSWLYLFLSGILGGLIALGFFIGLQWARVLPLSFVENDAGDKKALQIAEIAKKQGEETIEQLGRVVQEIDALKTEFSSFSSQQVETIQGDENLQQESRKAFTVLEEKVKGLEESVQILVDRSKDMETALSVGQSNASALALLKQQLGTMQEEIAVKESEKQEVSIALFIAISSLKNAIERGGSYINELKTLQQLAPTMDGLDLLQKTADRGLPNSAQLSDEFARVADAIVRVQNNVASDAAFSKRVWAWIKGLVVSRPIGNIEGMTLEAIAARMEVAIQAGDYEKALSEWQTLPQNAKDVSVDFVHKLERHIAIHQRLQKLLFSAQQGSVKALKR; this comes from the coding sequence ATGGTAGATTCTTCAAAACCAAAAGCTAAAACACATTACATTGCCACGCGCCGTAAAAAACCGGTGGTTGAACATGAAACTGTAAGCGATGATGAAGAAAAGAGAACACAAAATTCTGTAGAATTTGATGCACAAGAGAAACAGAACAAGAAAAACATATCGCATCAATCTATATCTCATCTCTCTTGGCTGTACTTATTTCTTTCGGGAATTTTAGGTGGCCTTATTGCTTTAGGCTTTTTCATAGGGCTTCAATGGGCACGTGTGCTGCCTCTTTCTTTTGTAGAAAATGATGCTGGAGACAAAAAGGCTTTGCAAATTGCTGAAATCGCAAAAAAACAAGGCGAAGAAACAATAGAACAATTGGGGCGTGTGGTTCAAGAAATTGATGCTTTAAAAACAGAGTTTTCTTCTTTTTCATCGCAACAGGTTGAAACAATTCAAGGTGATGAAAACTTGCAACAAGAAAGCAGAAAAGCTTTTACTGTTTTAGAGGAAAAAGTGAAAGGTTTAGAAGAGTCTGTACAGATTTTGGTTGATAGGTCGAAAGATATGGAAACGGCTTTGTCCGTTGGGCAAAGCAATGCAAGCGCTCTTGCTCTCTTAAAGCAACAGTTAGGAACCATGCAGGAAGAAATTGCTGTTAAAGAGAGTGAAAAACAAGAGGTAAGTATTGCGCTGTTTATTGCCATCAGTTCGCTAAAAAATGCCATAGAACGTGGAGGGTCTTATATCAATGAACTGAAAACATTACAGCAATTAGCGCCTACAATGGATGGACTTGATTTGTTACAAAAAACAGCAGATAGAGGACTTCCAAATTCAGCGCAACTTTCAGATGAGTTTGCTAGAGTTGCCGATGCAATCGTTCGTGTGCAAAATAATGTTGCATCAGATGCTGCTTTTTCTAAACGGGTTTGGGCATGGATAAAAGGTTTGGTCGTTTCACGACCAATTGGAAATATCGAGGGTATGACGCTAGAGGCGATTGCGGCACGAATGGAAGTTGCTATTCAAGCGGGTGATTACGAAAAGGCTTTGAGCGAATGGCAAACATTGCCTCAAAATGCGAAAGATGTTTCGGTGGATTTTGTTCATAAACTTGAAAGACATATTGCTATTCATCAGCGGCTTCAGAAGTTGCTATTCTCGGCACAGCAGGGATCTGTTAAGGCTCTGAAGAGGTAA
- the tsaD gene encoding tRNA (adenosine(37)-N6)-threonylcarbamoyltransferase complex transferase subunit TsaD, with product MRLLGIETSCDETAAAVVEQDNKGNSKILSNIVWSQIDHHAPYGGVVPEIAARAHVEILDSLILRALKEANIKLSDIDAIAATSGPGLIGGLLVGVTTAKALSLATGKPFIAVNHLEGHALTAVLTHNVPFPYLLLLVSGGHTQTILVHAVGNYQRLGTTIDDALGEAFDKTAKLLGLPYPGGPALEKAALLGDKNRIPLPRPLKGEKRLDFSFSGLKTAVRQAATAMAPLTESDVADIAASFQAAVTDTVHDRVHLALQHFIHQYPLSCEKGHHPPALVVAGGVAANQAIRLTLQELAHQHRFEFIAPPLSLCTDNAAMIAFVGAQKLAQGETSPLDLTPRSRWPLDEKSTPLIGMGRRGTKA from the coding sequence ATGCGTCTGTTAGGAATAGAAACAAGTTGTGATGAAACTGCTGCTGCTGTTGTTGAACAGGACAATAAAGGAAACAGCAAAATTCTTTCCAATATTGTTTGGAGCCAGATTGATCATCATGCACCTTACGGAGGTGTTGTTCCTGAAATTGCTGCCCGTGCTCACGTTGAAATTCTCGACAGCTTAATTTTAAGAGCGCTAAAAGAAGCAAACATAAAATTAAGTGATATCGATGCCATTGCCGCCACCAGTGGACCGGGTTTAATAGGAGGGCTTTTAGTGGGCGTTACGACGGCAAAAGCGCTTTCTCTTGCCACAGGAAAACCTTTTATTGCCGTCAATCATCTGGAAGGTCATGCCTTAACAGCCGTGCTCACGCATAATGTCCCTTTTCCTTATTTATTATTGTTGGTTTCCGGTGGTCATACACAAACAATTCTCGTCCACGCAGTAGGCAATTACCAACGGTTAGGAACCACCATTGATGATGCCTTGGGAGAAGCTTTTGATAAAACAGCAAAACTTTTAGGTCTTCCCTATCCTGGTGGTCCAGCACTTGAAAAAGCTGCTTTATTGGGCGATAAAAATCGTATTCCTCTTCCACGCCCTTTAAAAGGTGAAAAACGGCTAGATTTTTCCTTTTCAGGTCTTAAAACGGCTGTTCGCCAAGCAGCAACAGCCATGGCCCCCCTTACAGAAAGCGATGTAGCCGATATTGCAGCAAGCTTTCAAGCCGCCGTAACCGACACCGTGCATGATCGTGTTCATTTAGCTTTGCAACATTTTATTCACCAATATCCTCTCTCTTGCGAGAAAGGGCATCATCCGCCTGCTTTAGTTGTCGCAGGCGGAGTTGCTGCTAATCAAGCTATTCGATTGACATTGCAAGAACTCGCTCATCAACATAGATTTGAATTTATAGCTCCACCTCTTTCCTTGTGTACCGATAACGCTGCAATGATTGCTTTTGTTGGTGCACAAAAACTCGCACAGGGAGAAACAAGCCCCCTTGATCTTACCCCTCGCTCACGCTGGCCATTGGATGAAAAATCTACCCCCCTCATTGGAATGGGACGCCGTGGAACAAAAGCATAA